The Ipomoea triloba cultivar NCNSP0323 chromosome 4, ASM357664v1 DNA segment aaaaatacacaatttatatattgaatgttcataaaATGTATAGAGAGATATATTCATAAAGGCATTATTGTCTCTATTGAAGCTTAAACCCACGGCCTCCTACAAGAAATAACAATTTGATGCCACcgaaccacaaggtccttgatatgtactattttttaaaaattagtggTGGATTAACCAATTAATGACACCCAATGAATGAAAGCCACATCATAGAAAAAATCTAGGATGAGAAATTCAGAAGGCCAGAAACattttccaattgatatatatatatatatatatatatatatatatatatatatatataaattggtcacaatttgtactttttttttattcctccTATAATAGACATGTGatgtaaattttattcattGGAGTACATGTATCAACTTTTTAGAATATATTACAAAGAGTTTTACTATACATACTCCAAATTTATTCTATACTCATTATGTAAATTGATTATTCATTTTAAGTATTAGTCAATCACTGTATTCAATTGTGAAAACCTTAgactacacaaaaaaaaagaaaaaaaaaaagaaaactgacGATGACTATGAGTTAAGAGTAATATTTGCTGAGAATACCCTTAACATGtccaaattacaaatttacaaaatcTAATCACCAATATAGTACATGTATGTATACAATttggagtatatatatacatacatacggaTACTATACCATCAGACGCCAGCTTTAATTAAGGCAACCCGTTGTCTTCCATTGGTAACAGTAACGCCCAGTCCCGGTTTTGCAGGCGCCGCGCCGTCCTCCTTTTCCtcttccctttctctctctctctatctctctctttctcttctccggcgaattcAATTTCACAACATGGTGAGCTTTCTCAGAATTCTCTGCATCACACGTGAATTCTCGGAGATTTAACGgaattaattttgtgttttttttttttggttcgcAGTTGGATTGTTCGCCAACTGTTCTCCCGGAATGGCTATCGGCGCTGTTGTCGGAGAAGTTCTTCAACGCCTGCATAGCTCACGAGGACGCCCGGAAGAACGAAAAGAACATTTTTTGCTTGGATTGCTGCGAGGCCATTTGCCCCCACTGCATAACCCCTCACTCTCCTCACCGCCTCTTGCaggtatattatattatatctatctatatatatggcTTCTGagtgtgttgagcatataatttataaacataaatgtacaatccaaTTACCAGCttaagtttttagttgagatggagcatatACTTCAATTTAGTGTAGCTATGGAGTTTGAGTTTGGGTGAATTCTGAATTTCTTTGTTGCAGATAAGGAGGTATGTGTACCATGATGTTATCAAGCTGAGTGATGCTGAGAAGTTGCTGGACTGTGGTTTTGTTCAAGTGAGTAACAGTTGCAGTGAAAATTGAATGGGTTCTGGGGATTTTCCAGAAATTTCTTGAATTGTTCATCTTTTTTGATTCTTCTGTTTTGCAGTCTTACACTAATAACAGTGCCAAAGTTGTGTTCTTGAACCAACGGCCATTGTCGAGACCTTGCAGAGGGTCTGGGAACACATGTCTGTTATGTGACAGAATGCTTCAACACCCATATTTATTCTGCTCTATCTACTGCAAGGTTAGATTTCTTCTCATATTTCAAATCAAATATGTGTTCACTATTAATTAAATCACGCTCTCTGACTTTAGTCAGAGAAAAGACCATAAGGATATAAATTAGTATAAATTGTTCATAATTGACTGACTCgaatcaagaaggtcaataagtATATTAAAATCTTGTGGTTATCTAGTCTTAGTTTCACAGTTTTCCTTTCTGCAATTCTTGAAGAAGTTTCAGTATAATTAAAATCCAGTTTTGAACCCATAATTTTTTCTTGATTATATTGAATTATCTTGATTACCCATtccataattttcaattttctaaacTGGGTATCTGTTTGTTTATGGATCAGCTTCAGCATCTTCTGAGAACTAAGTGCCAACTTTCTCAGTATATCCACAAATGCGACTCTCTAACGCTGCATGAATTGGGTCTAGAGGACGGTCTGATGACCCCCGACACGGTACTTGAACCGGTCGGTTCGGTCAGGACCGATTCCGGCGGCAGCGGAAGCGCCGGCGCCGCCGTGGACTGCCGGGTACTTTGCAGCACTGCCACCACGGAGGTTGTGAGGAAGAAACGGAGTACCCATTTCCGGTCCGAGCTTCGACCGGGTTGTGGTCCGGTTTGCGAGATTTCGGTTTCCATGATGAACCGGAGGAAGGGTACCCCTCACCGGTCTCCGTTGTATTGATTTGTGTACGGAAGTGGAGTGGGCAGAAAATGACGGAATGGAGGGGATGAAGGATGGATTATACTGTTGGGATagaggggcaaaattggaaaattgaaaaaattgttttttggtAATCCCCAATTTTTGTAGAATTGCTGTAATTCTGTCCTCTTTTTTACAGAGATTTCCATCATCTAATGGACTATAATACCCTAATGATTACTTACTATTTACAAAAGAATAGTGATTATGAAACTTTGTGTTCTAGGGTTAATGACCATTGAGttccttttcacttttaatcttttgattttgaaatttttacCATTTTGGGTAAGTTTTTAGACCAAACATTATCATCACTCAACATGCGTCTTAgaccctcactttgagaggttgtttTTATAttgctgttggtgaaattcaattTCGGGTCATTATTTTCAAACTTCATTCGTATGACCAATTGAGTTGTTCATTTGgacaaattttttgttttatttgtcgAATGTTGATGTGTTTATTTGGCTTGTGGTTTGCCATGTTTAGTTCTAAACATTTAAATTGACCCTCTGTGATCTTTGGACTTTCAAATTTAACGATTCGTGGTCTAAGTTAATTACCCATGGCCTTTTAACTTTTGAAGTTTAACCAATCGTGGTCCTCTTGAAAGGATCATGGctggttaaaatttaatagcGGAAGGAACATGAGTGATTCACTTGGATCATGGAtgataacaatttaaaagttgaaggaccaacGGGTTCTCAATTCgaaagtttagaactaaacgtGGCAAAATCACTTTATTCAGAGAACTTCAAATGGTATTAACTTTTTATTGAATATGGGGTTCTTggtattatgataattaaatttaaatattattttttgttttatttgtcaAATACATTTGATAGTCAATTAGATTCAACGATTAGCAACGGTAATCTTTTCACGGTTAAATGTAATTGAGTATGGTGCTTTTGTTCGTATGGTTCTAATTTTATGGGAATTTTGGGGAAGAGACAAAAGATGTAATTCTGAATGCCAATTCTTTTGTCCTATTGTTTGATTTAATTATAAGTTTCCTCATTCTTATGGTTTGGAGTACGCTATTGTTTTGAATCCAATATTAATGCATGTGGGCACCCCATACGTTAAAACAACCAATGATGAACAGTGTTGCACtgtgcaccaaaaaaaaaaaaaaaaaacaattttgcaCTGTGAAAATCAAACGAAACAACTGGACATCATGGGGCTGTAAAAATCTGTTTTTGGTTGGGttcttttcaagaaaatttagaataaaaatattttactggTTGATTTTATTCTGAGTAAAATAAATTGTGTATCACAGTTAAATTTATAGCGTCAAGAGTATCTCGAATAAATGCACGTAAGTAATCATTTATTCTTGTTTTGTCACGTCATGCGAGTACTTTTCTCCGGGTTGATATTTGAATGGGAAGATGGAGAGGATTTGGGGACTATTGGTCAAAGTAGAATAGTTGTTTTGTAGTTGCAAATTAAATGTAGAAATGTAGGGGTGGGTGAGTAGTTGGTAACTTTAATTTGAATCCAACAAATGTACAAAATGTGCCACTACTAgcaatagattttttttttaatggtaaatatttttttaaatttataagacTATATTTAAATTCCAAAATTtcgtaaacaaataatttatgttttataacCAATTTTGCTCCTATGAGTTTGACTACATTCTTACTATTATTACATGACTTTAAAAATGATTACAAGTGCAGAACATTTGTTTTCACTTTCCactattaattcttttgataaGGAATTCAATTAAGTTCTATCGGATTATGTCACATGACTTGTGCGTGACCAAAATTTATGAGCAAAAATTTCCGTTCATATGACTTGTTtttgtaaaaactaaaaagtgagattttttgttaataaactTTGATCATTTTAAATCATGCGACAAAATGTGGTATGATATCACCATATTTCTCACTAAAAGGACAAATAAATGTGTACTAACATTATTCGTAGTCGTataaaaaatagtgaaaatgTTGTTAAAATTATGGACCAAAAAGTGACAGAAGCTCgtaattaattatatagattttaaaaagacacatacaaaatataaatcaaTGAATTGTCAAATTTTGTATAATGGAATTTGATATTGAAATCCCAGAGGAATACTCAACAGACAATTTACTATTATgagtatttcttttaaaaaaagacaattTACTATTATTAGAAGCATAGACTCCCAAGATTCTCTTCACTTTGAGTTCCCATAAACCGATTAAACCTGGTCAACATTGTAGCATATGATGTATGATTTTTCACTCTTTTTGCAACTCTGTAAAGCTGAGATTTTTCTCCTTTGTAATTATTTTGGGATCTCTTTTGTTCCACATTACTAAATTATCTAgccttatatataattttgatagaTTATACTTAGTATtccaaataaaaaagaagaagctccATTTCAAATtatcacattttaaaaattaataacgaTGGTATATTATACTCATCTATGCACAAGGTTATGAGTTTAAAGCCATAAGCATTCTTTTGGCGATCAAGTTGTCAACCTTAAACGAGATTGGCTATTGGTTTAGACTTTTATTTGAGATGAGTGTactctttaatttttatcataCTCATCTATGCACAAGGTTATGAGTTTAAAGCCCGCCTGTACAACTTAGTTGATTACATGGGTGAAGTCTGGAAACAAAGACccggatcgagtctcaccagcggcAGTGTGGGAATAaccctctcaaagtgaggggctcattgtgcgcagtaagcaaaTGTCTAGTCTCTATGTTCAACtgaattattgtatatatattatatataaacataaatgaacaGTTCAACTATTCATTCAATTAGGTCAACATGAGCAACTCTATTGAGTCGAATAAAGATGATTGTACGTTAGTTAGCCATGTATAAATAacttaaatattgtaatattcaAACATATCATACACGATATTGAACTTAAACGTTACACAACACATATGTTACACACAATTACTTTAATTACTTCCCAATCTCATTACTAAAATTTCCTAATTATTTAGTATTAACCCGCATTAATCCtgtcaaatgattttttttaaatatcatatactcaaaataaacatttcaatttatataCCGTGACACTAAATCTATGAACAGAtgctacattgtaacagagtctgtaatactaaaaaaaaaaaattcaaaatttttactGTGTGCATATGAACCATCCACATACATGATACATTTGGGCTAGTTGTCATGGATTGAAACTATTCACCACTGTAATTTTGGATCAGTCGTTCTGAGATAGACCCCAAGAAACTTTCACGTGATTAGTATGAAAACCTATATTTTTGGGTATCATTGAAAATAACCCATTGCTgtaaaattgcatatatattgaCAGAAAGGATAGGATTGCAGagagaaaaagggaaaatggtgaAAAGGGGCATTAAATTCTGAGGATTTTGGTGGGGATACGAATCAAGCTAAGCATCAAACAGGTTGTCTGCAAGCTCAGAAGACAGAAGGACATGTTTCCCATTGAGGGCTAAAGCATATCCATTGACCCCTGGAATGACGACTTCACAGATTGTCCCCTCCACCCCCAACCCATCTTTCAATTCGTAGGTtgttttttgataataatctgCACAAGTGGTATAGGTAGCTGCAACAAGGGAGTTCccattttctgtgtaaattgcTTCTCCTTTTTGGAGATAAGTAGATTTGGAATCGTGAGATGTTGGAATTGGTGAAAGATTAAAATGTCCCAAAGAGAGCATGGATAGATGAAAGGTATTTGAATTGTATTCTTGATAATGGGGTgcttggtaaataaattttaattgatagctgatagttgttagGTGATTGTGTGGGTGAGTTTGattagttaataatattagttgattgtagaaaaatgtttaataaattagctgttagctaatagctattTACATGCAAAATCACTTTCTCAACAAGTTGATCGAAAAATCgagcaataaactgttacaaaagctaattaatcaaacactcatatagattgtttaaccaagtcaaacagttaatattggtcaaataagacaaaattgactgataaactaactatgttaccaaacaaggccaacTCCTTTGAGCGAGTGCAAACTCCTTTAGAGAAAAGGAGGAAGAGTGATGAAGGATTAAAGAGTAGGTTTGTGAGAGATCAATGTGATATCTCAATTCcttattattgattgattgattttatCCTTAATGTAGACCCTTGACGTAACAACAGAACTCTATAGACATTCATTCCCTAATCCATGCTTAAATCACATACAATTGTACTGtgcaataaataaatcaatgttaaaataattacttatggtaagtaacaatttatttttaacttgaCCAATCAACTATAAACTTAATTCTCTATCAATTCCAAATTTTTTGATATTGGTGGATTGCCTAATTGGATACTCGtcttgttgaacatataatataatatataaacataaatgtgtaatccaaTTATAGAATCTTGTtaaacacatgcttcaatttagcGTAAGAACAAACCCCATGTAAAATTTCACGGTTTATAACCTGAAAATGAAGGGATTGCCTGATGTATTAGTCTAAACATTAGATTACTCATAAGAAAGGAACATTAAACATGGTGACTACCTGGGATACAGACACAAAAAGTTATGTAGTATGGGGGTACTTACTGGGCATTTGCCACGTGTACGTATTGGTATATGCCCTTCAATTCTGTCCTGCACATATATACAGGTCCCAAGCTGAGGTGTGTTGTATATATGTGCAGTATGAAATTGGCAGATCCCTTAACAAAGgacaaaaattttcaaacaaataCATACATGTTTGTATAATGCATGCCATTATAATGTAAGCATGCAACTGCAGCTTGTATCTATTTCAAGGTTTCTGTAAAAATAAGCATTGGACCACAGCAGCATTTATGTACTGCTATGGTTGCATTTTCATGCATAATAATGCATATCCTTTTGGACCCCCCACCCCACTCTTCCCCAAATTATTGACTAGTCATTATTTACACTttggtttttgaatttttgcaTGGAaattagtatgtatatatacattggTCCTTTTTTGCTTGCAGAGGAAGTTAGAGATGACAAGAATTGGTGATAACAATCCATCCAATAGGTTTATTTGTATTTGACTGATCATTATATTGGTTTTAGAGATGATTCAATAAGAATATACAAGTGCCATCCACCTTGTAGTTTAGTTTAGTGGCATCCGATTGCAGGATACTATTGATCTCTCTCGACTTTGAGTGTCTTGTCTACTATTTGAAGATATAATTCACGGGGTCTTGGTACATACTTGTGAaaattgaacccgagttctccTAAAATCCTTTCCGATAAAGAgagttcacttgccacttgagctaccccattagAATAGTATCtgatatatattacttatattgtGATGAGATTATACCACTGATCTAAACAATGGTGGTCTTTGTCTTGTTTGACTCCCCCTGAAAAGAACGCGATTGGTTGTCTTCATCTCAAAATATCCAAACATAAAACAATCATGGTTGtctaaaaaaaactatttttaagACAACCAGGTCAGTCTTTTTCAGACAGTCATGATTTTGGTCAGCTCGTTAATACATAGAGATGGTCAGTAGTTTTCTAAAAAGGTATACACTAAGATCCACATAAGTATCAAAACATAACATGTTACCAcaaaacactatatatatatatatatatatatatatatatatatatataacgtatGAACATCTTAAACAAGAAATTTTGAACAACAATTATtcgcaacaaaaaaaaaactaaattctcTCTCAGATAGACCttgaaaggaaaatgaaatctAGAATGTTAAcaaatttatattattgaatttaCTCTAGCCAATACAATTTGAGAACATCTTAAATAAACAACATTtagatttaattatatttagtagattgattttttttttttttaaatttgatttccGATCACACTTATTTAATcgatttatataattatttttataattttcaagaCATATTTTTAATGTACACTTCTAGAAACCAATACATAAGTACACAACTTACATTAATAGCTTAACATCAAGCAATTGTCAAACATGTCATATGAAAACTTCACCACACCATTAATAGTGACATTTCTTAACACCCTTGTTAAACCACTCAACATCATTGAAAGCAACAATAtaagacaaaattttaaaacatttttgcaCTGTTTTCTTTACATCATTGCTCCTAGTATCATTTGTGATATAATTGATAATGATAGTAATTAAATACAACATTAGTCTTAATAATGGGTTGATATCAAATTTGGATTATAGACAGCCATCAGCCAACTCAGACTTTCTTGGCACACATGATTGCTCTGCAGATTTCTGCTAGTCAATCCCTTTCCCATTTTTACCCTCCAAGAGAGAGAGGAATCGATAATTACGAGAAATTTAGAGGGGAAATTGGTGTAATTTACTTAATTAAGTAAGATATATTATATAGTCAAATACAAGTTTCATTGTCAGTCGTCTTCTTcaaattgtgtttttatatattcccattattcaaCAAGCAGAGTAGAAACCCTAGCTCTTCTTTTTTTGCTCAATTTCCATCCAAATTTCCAATCCTGCACCTATATACTCTTAAACCCAATTATTCAAAGCTTTGGAGCTAATGGGCATGGGGGATTATCTGAATATTTATCCCGCAGAACTGAAATTCCCATGTAAGTTCATGAAGTTCTgatttttatttggtttatcCATAAAAGATTTCTTAGTTTAATCGAACAGTTAATTGGGTTCTCCAggatttcaatattttttttttcattatttagttaCTTAAATTGATTAGCACAGCTTTGACTTTCTGAGCTTGAAGCATTGATTTGCTTATTGAATGAATAGTGATGCTTATTTGTCTGTATTTTTTGCTGAAAAAGTTGAGTTGAGGAAGCAGAGTACATGCTCCTTGCAACTGACCAACAAGACTGATAGGTATATTGCCTTCAAGGTAATTCTTGTTTGTTGATTCGAATCGGtttgatattttgatatattCAGGATGGTTAATCTTACTTGTGTAAATTTATGAGTGATTGGTTTCTCGTGTGCAAAAGGTTAAAACGACTAACCCGAAGAAGTATTGTGTTCGCCCTAATGCTGGTGTTGTATTGCCCAACTCCACCTGCAATGTTATTGGTAAAACTTGTAgcttattgttattgttgttgttgttgaaatTCTCGTAGTTTTGGTAGTTTGCCTAATTGTATTGATACTTTTGTGTGTGGAATTCGTAGTTACAATGCAGGCACCGAGGGAGGCTCCTCCCGATATGCAATCTAAGGATAAGTTCCTAATTCAGAGCACTATTGCACCGGATGGTTCAACGTCTAAGGACTTGTCACCGGAATTGGTGGGTTTGCTTGATCATCAACTGAATTCTGTACTTTAATCgtcttttattcttatttttatttttatttttattttcatgataGTTTATGGACTCATTTCTCCTGttaatttgtttttagtttAATATGGAGGCTGGGAAAGTTATCAATGAACTTAAATTGAGGGTTGTTTTTGTTCCCGCCAATCCTCCCTCACCAGTACCGGAAGAATCTGAAGAGGGCTCTCCTCCAAGAGCTTTGAATGAGAATGAAACTAAAGTTTCTTCGTTGTCAGAGGCTGTAAgtgtggtgtatatatatatatgtgtgtgtgtgtgtctgtgtgtatgTATACCTTTATCttaattttggtgttaaattTGATTCGATATTTCTTACTATTATCAGGTATCAAGGTCTTTGGAGGAGCCCAAAGAAAAATTAGCATCTTCTGAGGTGAATAACTTTTTACCTATCCACATCAGAACTTGTATATATTATCTGAATATTCATGTTTGTCATAATTATATTGCTAAAGATTGTTGAGAACTCTCGTATTTTATTATCTCAAGTGGTCGTAGAGATATCTTCATGAAACGCTTATCAGATGTCTATGTTGTGCCTTTCATCATAAGTATTCTAGTTGCCACTTTGGTTTGATGGCTACTAAAACTGTCACTCTGTGTTCTACCTTTGGGGCTTTGTTAACCCATTCCTCGTTTTTTCATATTTCattttacaaaaaaacttagttaCACACCCTCTGTGAGTTAGCTGATCTACCTATTTAACTTACAAGATGAATTGGAGCGGTGAAACCCGGGGTGCTTGTGTTGATGTGGCAGCTCTGGTGGGCTTGTTAGATATCCTTCATTACTATCATTTTCCTATTAGTTCAATGACAGTCTAGATTTGTTTCCGTATATTAGTGATGATTTGTTAATCCTATTATGACCGGCATATAGAGCTACTTATTCTCATATCTGATTAACACCgtccaaaaaggaaaaaatgaaagaaagaattACCCAATAGAAGCCATCAGTCTTTGATGCTTATCTCGAGTACTCTATTTAAACATGATTTGGAGTTGCCAGACTCTTAAAAGGGAAACAGCCTGATTGGGATTAGCCAAATAGGCGTACCTCTCCCGGATTTTTCTGGCAAAGTGTCCTTTGCTTGCACTTATGTTTGCGTTTTGATGGCctttgttgtgtgtgtgtgtctgtgtttGGTACATTTGAGAGGGAATAAGGGATCGGGATTAAACTCGTGATGTCCTAGCCTTATGCCACTTAACTTCTAGCCCGTCCACCTTCTTCGGAATTCAACTTCGTTTTCTGTGACTTTCTCTCGTGTTTTGCCTCTGTTACGTTTGATTAACAACGAATAACATCTTTCTTCGTCAGGCTTGGTCTTTGATTTCAAGGCTGACAGAGGAGAAAGGTTCTGCGGTTCAACAGAATCAGAAGCTAAGTCAGGAATTGGTATGCTATAAAATTTCCTAGTTTTTTCTCGTGTTAGTATTGTTGTACTTTCAATACTTTGACGAGATTCTCATCTAAACTTGTTCGTGAAGATCTTTTCCGCTAATAGATAATCCCGCCTCCCAATATTTCCATTTTGCAGGAGGCAGTAAGAAAAGAACTCAACAAAAGCAAAGCAGGCGGCTTCTCGATGTTGTTTGTGGTGCTTGTTGGGCTAATAGGTATCCTGCTCGGGTACTTCATCAGGAAGCGTTAGACGCCATTTGATAGGACACCTTTAGTTCATCGTGCAGTTCGTTCTTTTGGGGTGTGGCAATTTTCTTTGTGAATCAATCTCGAGCCATTTGTTGTTTAGTATATTTTGTGTTGGTGTAAAAATGTTGGGTCTTAGACATTATGTATTCTGTGACACAAAACATACACTTTTCTTCTTGAACTAGGATAGACACATTCTTGGAAACTTATACATGATTTTGCCAAAGATGTCAAACacaataaatttgtggttttcAGATCACATGAGAAGATGAATATTTGATCAAGATGATGCCATaataagggttttttttttttttaatgttttagtgTGAGAACCAAGaaaattcttttatttgtaTTCAAAGTAATAATACATATGCCATGAATCTTGTAATTGCAAATTGTCCCACAAAAAACGAAATTTTCTCACAACACTATCGGTCTGATAGGATAGTAAATGAgtaaattattgtaaaatttataaTCATTTATGTATGACTGTATAACAGATATCGTGAATCGTGTCTATACATAAGGCTATTCTTCTGGTCTCCAATTTTCATCCCACAGATCCCTTGATGCAGAATTAAATCCATGTTTATAGGCAAACTTGAAAAGGTTGTTAAACATCTCTTTCAGCTCAGGATCAACTGGTGGCACTCCAGCTTGGGCTGCAAGGAAGTCCAGGTACTCCATCTGCAAAGAAAATAACTTGTCAATATGCAATCCATCCTGGTATGtaaatattctttttcttctcttggTATGTGTCAAGGACCAAATATGTCCTTTTCTCTACCAATCTTTGTCTATCATGTACCATTGAGACATAATCAAGCCATATGGTGGCATGTTGTGTTCTGAAAACTCGGCAGCAACTACCGGAGAGTGTGCACGGGGTAAACCCCTGGACTCACAGCGAGGGAAATTTGTCATAGCTATCTAAATATGTGTACAAGGTAAACCCTGCCTTGTAACCCTAGCTAacaaaagaccacaaggaggtCAACTTAGGTCACTACCTGAGTGTGTGTACACCTTATAACCCTAATTGGCAAAAGActataaggaggtaaaccagcctaggttgccttTAGCTGACCGGCtgaaaccaagaaggccaataggtgTCTTCCACTCGGAAtcgaacttgaaaccttgtggtTTGAAGCcaacagtctgaccaacttggttagCGTTACCCCATTGGCTAACATTCTGAGCACTTACACTAGAGTCATAGTTACAAAGCAAATGAGTGTGGTGCTTGGGGATTCCATTCTCCTCCAATTGCCTATAATGTGCTTCAACATCAGCCAACATCTCCTCCCTTGAAGGAAGAAGGGCATTCCCAGACAGAACTTGAGCTATCCATTTAGCTTGCAACTCCAACATTTGAAACACAATAACCTGCCAATCAAGACAAACTCTTTGCTTCAATTCTGCACCCCCAAGGTTTCTTAATCCTGTCAAGAAAGAAATAATCTGCAGAAGAAGATGATACCCGGTAAGGTATTCCAATAAACGAGAGCCTAGGCGCAAGCTCGGGAGGAAAGACGTGCTTGTACAATGGTCCAACGCGGTTGTCATCTACATTTACAACCCCATTTGTGTTCAGGAAAGGGAATTCATATTTGAACCTGGAAAACGTTCAACCATTCAATCGTGTTTCCAAAGAGGCAAAGACCAATTCCGGTATATAGCTCAAAAGAGAAACATAATGGAGTAAAGATGCATTGATTTGGAACCATATATACCCTGTACAATGAAGAATGGCATCTGCATGAATGGACTCTCCATCTTCAAAAACCACTTCCCCATTTTCATCAACATGGTCAATCTATAAGTAGCCAAAAGAGAGTAAGAGATGCAGTTTTTGCAAGCATGTTGGAGCATAAAAACTCAAAACCTTGCAAGAGACTTAGAAACaatataatgcctttaagaATCAAACAAACTGTTGCTATGCCTAATCATCCCTAACTTccttaaaaaagaaagaaaaacaaaacaacccAGCCAAGCTGGTCACACTATTGACTAGTGGGAATGGCCTAGGAGTGTTCTTGATTTGAACTGATTGGACAAACTAACTATTTAAGCTAGTTTAATACTCAaccataaggttacaagttcaactcctagTGGGAACGGTCTAAGgacctttttggtttgagccggttagcTATAGCAACCTAAGTTGGTTTAACAGTCTTGGTAACTataaagttacaagttcgactcctaaTGG contains these protein-coding regions:
- the LOC116017614 gene encoding uncharacterized protein LOC116017614 — its product is MLDCSPTVLPEWLSALLSEKFFNACIAHEDARKNEKNIFCLDCCEAICPHCITPHSPHRLLQIRRYVYHDVIKLSDAEKLLDCGFVQSYTNNSAKVVFLNQRPLSRPCRGSGNTCLLCDRMLQHPYLFCSIYCKLQHLLRTKCQLSQYIHKCDSLTLHELGLEDGLMTPDTVLEPVGSVRTDSGGSGSAGAAVDCRVLCSTATTEVVRKKRSTHFRSELRPGCGPVCEISVSMMNRRKGTPHRSPLY
- the LOC116016515 gene encoding vesicle-associated protein 1-3-like, yielding MGMGDYLNIYPAELKFPFELRKQSTCSLQLTNKTDRYIAFKVKTTNPKKYCVRPNAGVVLPNSTCNVIVTMQAPREAPPDMQSKDKFLIQSTIAPDGSTSKDLSPELFNMEAGKVINELKLRVVFVPANPPSPVPEESEEGSPPRALNENETKVSSLSEAVSRSLEEPKEKLASSEAWSLISRLTEEKGSAVQQNQKLSQELEAVRKELNKSKAGGFSMLFVVLVGLIGILLGYFIRKR